In Edaphobacter paludis, a single window of DNA contains:
- a CDS encoding aldo/keto reductase codes for MLRRDFLRRTVTGFGATLLASRFAPAASLETQPLPRKFNAHDEVVLGKTGIRTSRLAMGTGTIGGGGASNQTRIGASAFTTLLLDGYNDNGLRFFDTADSYGSHPYVAAAIKQLPRDKVTVLTKTDNRDPAGVRKDIDRFRKELGVDYIDILLIHCVTEDDWTTRYRGVMDVLSEAKQKGVIRAHGVSCHTLPALRAAAASPWVEIDLVRLNPIQSHMDADPKTVIGVVQQMRASGKGIVGMKILGQGDMRNRPSEAIHHALASGVLDAFTIGAETKAEQNDLTRRIAAA; via the coding sequence ATGCTGAGAAGAGATTTTCTGCGTCGTACTGTCACCGGATTTGGCGCGACCCTGCTCGCCAGCAGGTTTGCTCCGGCGGCTTCCCTCGAAACCCAACCTCTCCCGCGAAAATTCAATGCGCATGACGAAGTCGTCCTGGGCAAAACCGGAATCCGTACCAGCCGGCTCGCCATGGGCACTGGCACCATCGGCGGCGGCGGCGCTTCCAACCAGACCCGCATCGGAGCCAGCGCTTTTACGACGCTTCTGCTCGATGGCTACAACGACAACGGCCTCCGTTTCTTCGATACCGCCGACTCTTACGGTAGCCACCCCTACGTCGCCGCCGCGATCAAACAGCTTCCTCGCGACAAAGTTACCGTTCTTACCAAGACCGACAACCGCGATCCCGCCGGCGTCCGCAAAGACATCGATCGCTTTCGCAAGGAACTCGGTGTCGACTATATCGACATCCTCCTGATTCACTGCGTCACGGAAGACGACTGGACTACGCGCTACCGCGGCGTCATGGACGTTCTTTCCGAGGCGAAGCAAAAGGGCGTCATCCGCGCCCACGGGGTCTCCTGCCACACGCTGCCCGCACTGCGTGCCGCCGCCGCGTCTCCATGGGTCGAAATCGATCTTGTCCGCCTGAACCCGATTCAGTCGCACATGGATGCCGATCCGAAGACGGTCATCGGCGTCGTTCAGCAGATGCGCGCCTCGGGCAAAGGCATCGTAGGTATGAAGATTTTGGGACAGGGTGACATGCGCAACCGCCCCTCCGAAGCCATCCATCACGCGCTCGCAAGCGGCGTGCTTGATGCGTTCACCATCGGGGCCGAAACTAAAGCCGAGCAGAACGACCTCACCCGCCGCATCGCCGCTGCCTAG
- the asnS gene encoding asparagine--tRNA ligase: MSNNESAPIATIASLSHHEGQTVTLRGWLYNLRASGKLLFPIFRDGTGTIQGIVPKAAVPEEVFETLKNLTLESSVIVTGKVRADSRAPSGYELDVENVEVIQRVPDETPFPITLKEHGVDFLMEHRHLWLRTPRQSAILRVRATIMRAAAEYFDTNGFIRTDPPILTPNACEGTSELFEMDYFDNDKAYLTQSGQLYIEATALALGKVYSFGPTFRAEKSKTRRHLTEFWMIEPEVAYAGLDDIMDLAEAFITHIVTRVLESHRADLKVIGRDVTKLEPIVAPAPSLSTAAAPLLSSRSEAEGSAAGTTKEPRFPRLSYDEAHAMLEKAYAEGKLENPHKYGDDFGSPDETYISSQFDRPVMVHRYPAAIKAFYMQPDPADPTKALCVDVLAPEGYGEIIGGSQRVDSYDLLKSRIEEHNLPLAAFQWYLDLRKYGSVPHAGFGMGIERVVAWLCGLDHVRETIPFARTLNRIYP, encoded by the coding sequence ATGTCGAACAATGAATCTGCCCCCATCGCCACCATAGCCTCCCTCTCGCACCACGAAGGCCAGACCGTCACCCTGCGCGGCTGGCTCTACAATCTACGCGCCTCAGGCAAGCTCCTCTTTCCCATCTTCCGCGACGGAACCGGCACCATTCAGGGCATCGTCCCCAAGGCCGCCGTCCCCGAAGAAGTCTTCGAGACCCTCAAAAACCTCACCCTCGAATCCAGCGTCATCGTCACCGGCAAGGTCCGCGCCGACAGCCGCGCCCCCTCCGGCTACGAGCTCGACGTCGAGAACGTCGAAGTCATCCAGCGAGTCCCCGACGAAACTCCTTTCCCCATTACCCTCAAAGAGCACGGCGTCGACTTTCTCATGGAGCACCGGCACCTCTGGCTGCGCACCCCGCGCCAGTCAGCCATCCTGCGCGTCCGCGCCACCATCATGCGCGCGGCGGCCGAGTACTTCGACACCAACGGCTTCATCCGCACCGACCCACCCATCCTGACTCCGAATGCCTGCGAAGGCACCAGCGAATTATTCGAGATGGACTACTTCGACAACGACAAGGCCTACCTCACCCAGTCCGGCCAGCTCTACATCGAAGCCACCGCGCTCGCTCTGGGCAAGGTCTACAGCTTCGGCCCCACCTTCCGCGCCGAGAAATCCAAGACCCGCCGCCACCTCACCGAGTTCTGGATGATCGAGCCCGAGGTAGCCTACGCCGGCCTCGACGACATCATGGACCTCGCCGAAGCCTTCATCACCCACATCGTCACCCGCGTCCTCGAGTCGCACCGCGCCGACCTGAAAGTTATAGGCCGCGACGTAACCAAGCTCGAACCCATCGTCGCTCCTGCCCCTTCGTTGTCAACGGCCGCCGCCCCTTTGTTGTCATCCCGCAGCGAAGCGGAGGGATCTGCGGCTGGAACCACCAAAGAACCCCGTTTCCCCCGCCTCTCCTACGACGAAGCCCACGCCATGCTCGAAAAAGCCTACGCCGAGGGCAAGCTCGAAAATCCCCACAAGTACGGCGACGACTTCGGCTCCCCCGACGAGACCTACATCTCCAGCCAGTTCGACCGCCCGGTCATGGTCCACCGCTACCCCGCCGCCATCAAGGCGTTCTACATGCAGCCCGATCCCGCCGACCCCACCAAGGCGCTCTGCGTCGACGTCCTCGCCCCCGAGGGCTACGGCGAAATCATCGGCGGCTCGCAGCGCGTCGACAGCTACGATCTATTGAAGTCCCGCATCGAAGAGCACAACCTGCCGCTGGCCGCCTTCCAGTGGTACCTCGACCTGCGCAAATACGGCAGCGTCCCCCACGCCGGATTCGGCATGGGCATCGAGCGAGTCGTAGCCTGGCTCTGCGGCCTGGACCACGTCCGCGAAACCATCCCCTTCGCCCGTACGCTGAACCGCATTTACCCTTAG
- a CDS encoding CopG family transcriptional regulator: protein MRTLVDIPEDELEQLTILSRSRKVSRAELIRQAVSGFLSENKAGLENSFGLWKKRAVDGVEYQDRLRREWER, encoded by the coding sequence GTGCGGACTTTAGTCGACATACCGGAAGACGAACTGGAGCAGCTTACGATTTTGAGCCGCTCGCGCAAGGTGTCTCGTGCTGAGTTGATCCGGCAGGCCGTCTCCGGGTTTCTGTCGGAGAACAAGGCTGGCTTGGAGAACTCGTTCGGCCTCTGGAAGAAGAGAGCCGTAGACGGAGTGGAGTATCAGGATCGGCTTCGGCGTGAGTGGGAGCGGTGA
- a CDS encoding tannase/feruloyl esterase family alpha/beta hydrolase, with the protein MRNSRTVIASAVFPILALLLLTTPLSAQQSCKELRSLRLPNTVITSATTVYAGSFTPPGFHAPLGTLPAFCRVAATTKPAIRFEVWLPLHHWNGKFQGVGNGGTAGVISYRAMAGALRRGYATASTDTGHANRPPTNGFDATWALGHPELVADFGYRGLHLTTVNAKQIAQEFYGKEPVHSYYVGCSQGGQQGLMEAQRFPEDYDGLLVGDPANNWTRHYAGAHLWYSLATLKDPQSYIPPAKVPILAKAVVAACDTLDGIADGVLDDPRQCHFDPAVLTCRAGQDAASCFTPRQVKAIKQIWAGAHDSKGELIVPPIVPGGEDGPGGWSSWITGNRPFNSTHWKAADGVFQNMIFEDRSYNPLHFNYDTDMKTMLAKTSRSMDAVNPDLRPLRRRGGKLILYHGWSDPDISPLNTINYYNQVEATVGRDTPQFVRLFMVPGMNHCAGGPGPNHFDGVTALEEWVEDGEAPEKIIAFHTTEGEIDRTRPLCPYPQVAVYNGKGSTNNAANFSCRLPSQKAAR; encoded by the coding sequence GTGCGAAACTCCCGAACCGTAATTGCATCGGCAGTCTTTCCGATCCTCGCCCTGCTTCTCCTCACAACTCCGCTCTCTGCCCAGCAATCCTGCAAAGAGCTCCGCAGCCTCCGGCTTCCCAATACGGTTATCACTTCCGCCACGACGGTCTACGCAGGAAGTTTTACCCCCCCAGGTTTCCACGCTCCTCTCGGCACTCTGCCCGCATTCTGCCGAGTCGCAGCAACCACGAAGCCCGCGATCCGGTTCGAGGTCTGGCTGCCTCTGCACCATTGGAACGGCAAGTTCCAGGGCGTCGGCAACGGAGGCACTGCGGGCGTCATCAGCTATCGCGCCATGGCCGGCGCGCTAAGACGCGGCTATGCCACCGCCAGCACAGACACTGGCCACGCTAACAGACCTCCTACCAACGGCTTCGATGCAACCTGGGCGCTCGGACACCCTGAACTCGTAGCCGACTTCGGCTATCGCGGCCTGCACCTCACCACCGTAAACGCCAAGCAGATAGCCCAGGAGTTCTACGGCAAAGAGCCAGTCCACTCCTATTACGTCGGCTGCTCACAGGGCGGTCAGCAGGGCCTGATGGAAGCACAACGCTTTCCCGAAGACTACGATGGCCTGCTTGTTGGGGACCCCGCCAATAACTGGACGCGCCATTACGCAGGCGCGCACCTTTGGTACTCGCTCGCCACACTCAAAGATCCGCAAAGTTATATTCCTCCCGCCAAAGTCCCGATTCTCGCAAAGGCAGTCGTCGCAGCCTGCGACACCCTGGACGGAATCGCCGATGGTGTTCTCGACGATCCTCGCCAGTGCCACTTCGATCCTGCCGTATTGACCTGCAGAGCGGGCCAGGACGCGGCCTCCTGTTTCACTCCCAGGCAGGTCAAGGCGATCAAACAAATCTGGGCAGGAGCGCACGACTCCAAGGGAGAACTTATCGTCCCGCCTATCGTTCCCGGCGGCGAAGATGGTCCTGGCGGCTGGTCAAGCTGGATAACAGGCAACCGGCCCTTCAACTCAACCCATTGGAAGGCCGCCGATGGGGTGTTCCAGAACATGATCTTCGAGGACCGCAGCTATAACCCCCTCCACTTCAACTACGACACCGACATGAAGACGATGCTCGCCAAAACAAGCCGTTCGATGGATGCCGTCAATCCCGATCTACGCCCCTTGCGTCGGCGGGGCGGCAAGCTCATCCTCTACCACGGCTGGAGCGACCCCGACATCTCGCCGCTCAACACCATCAACTACTACAACCAGGTCGAGGCAACGGTCGGCAGGGATACCCCCCAGTTCGTCCGCCTCTTCATGGTCCCCGGCATGAATCACTGCGCGGGAGGCCCTGGCCCCAACCACTTCGATGGAGTCACGGCACTGGAAGAATGGGTCGAAGACGGCGAAGCACCCGAAAAGATCATCGCCTTCCACACCACCGAAGGCGAGATCGATCGCACCCGCCCTCTCTGCCCCTACCCGCAGGTGGCCGTATACAACGGCAAGGGAAGCACCAATAACGCCGCCAACTTTTCCTGCAGACTCCCCTCGCAAAAGGCGGCACGATAG
- a CDS encoding metallophosphoesterase, translated as MPKHLPEHSAKSPKRSVAPNSTASDQPIFGQPKPSPDPTGFKTPVTDQKDQELNTLEAVPQPLGGAVEPTLTLAQVYGAQGAAKTTAIQQAGQIVFHSVGDTGSVNGPATQSLVADKMVTDFTEANSADVPSFLFHLGDVVYYFGEATYYYDQFYEPYRDYPAPIIAIPGNHDGVVYTGDPEPTLDAFLRNFCTPSPVQSPDSGGLLRTTMIQPGVYFTLEAPFVRILGLYSNVLEDPGVISGENGQNNVLDNRQIAFLTAALQRIKSEKFTGAIIIAMHHPPFTGGSVHGGSPLMLQDVDAACQAAGVWPHAVFSGHAHNYQRFTRTVNNLQIPFLVAGCGGHSPLSPMRATYRTPYKIDDTLTLESYDATDYGYLRVVVNAQTMRIEFHPQSDGGTTKTPNDVVTITLATHQVS; from the coding sequence ATGCCAAAACACCTACCGGAACATTCAGCAAAATCCCCAAAAAGGTCCGTCGCCCCAAATTCCACCGCCAGCGATCAACCGATCTTTGGCCAGCCGAAGCCATCGCCCGATCCAACCGGATTCAAAACCCCCGTCACCGATCAGAAAGACCAGGAGCTCAATACGCTCGAAGCCGTCCCCCAGCCGCTCGGCGGCGCGGTGGAACCAACTCTTACGCTCGCACAGGTATACGGCGCTCAGGGAGCAGCCAAAACGACGGCCATCCAGCAAGCCGGACAGATCGTCTTCCACAGCGTTGGCGACACCGGCAGCGTAAACGGCCCCGCCACTCAGTCTCTGGTGGCCGACAAGATGGTCACCGACTTCACCGAGGCCAACTCCGCCGACGTCCCCTCGTTCCTCTTCCACTTAGGCGACGTCGTCTACTACTTCGGCGAAGCGACCTATTACTACGACCAGTTTTACGAGCCATATCGCGACTATCCCGCGCCGATCATCGCCATTCCCGGCAACCACGACGGAGTCGTCTACACCGGCGATCCCGAGCCAACCCTCGATGCGTTTCTACGCAACTTCTGCACTCCCAGCCCGGTGCAGTCGCCAGACTCCGGAGGGCTGTTGCGCACCACCATGATCCAGCCCGGAGTCTACTTCACGCTGGAGGCGCCCTTCGTCCGCATCCTCGGCCTCTACAGCAATGTGCTCGAAGACCCCGGCGTCATCTCCGGAGAAAACGGCCAGAACAACGTGCTCGACAACCGGCAGATCGCCTTCCTTACCGCTGCGCTCCAGCGAATCAAGAGCGAGAAATTTACCGGAGCGATCATCATCGCAATGCACCATCCCCCCTTCACGGGCGGCTCGGTCCATGGAGGCAGTCCGCTAATGCTGCAGGACGTCGACGCCGCTTGCCAGGCTGCAGGCGTCTGGCCGCACGCCGTCTTCTCCGGTCACGCTCACAACTATCAACGGTTCACGCGCACGGTAAACAATCTTCAAATCCCCTTCCTCGTCGCCGGATGCGGTGGCCACTCCCCACTCTCACCCATGCGGGCGACTTACCGAACGCCTTACAAGATCGACGACACCCTAACCCTCGAGAGCTACGACGCAACAGACTATGGATATCTCCGCGTCGTCGTGAATGCTCAGACAATGCGCATCGAGTTTCACCCGCAGAGCGACGGAGGCACCACCAAAACTCCGAATGATGTCGTAACTATTACTCTGGCGACCCATCAGGTAAGCTGA
- a CDS encoding type II toxin-antitoxin system VapC family toxin, translated as MSETTAVLFDTNILIDYLNGVAKADHEIRRSHDPAISIITWIEVMTGAANENEESVLRAFLANFLCLPITREVAERAALNRRQKKIKLPDAIILATAEVAKRQLVTRNVKDFPAGMRGVKIPYRI; from the coding sequence GTGAGCGAAACGACCGCTGTACTCTTCGATACCAATATCCTGATTGACTACCTGAACGGAGTGGCCAAGGCCGATCACGAGATCAGGCGTAGCCACGACCCTGCGATCAGCATCATTACGTGGATCGAGGTGATGACCGGGGCCGCGAACGAGAATGAGGAGTCCGTGCTGCGGGCGTTTCTGGCGAACTTTCTGTGTCTGCCGATTACGCGCGAGGTAGCGGAACGCGCCGCCCTGAACAGAAGGCAGAAGAAGATTAAGCTGCCGGACGCGATCATTCTGGCGACGGCTGAGGTGGCGAAGCGGCAATTGGTAACCCGGAATGTGAAGGATTTTCCGGCGGGGATGCGTGGGGTGAAGATTCCGTACAGGATTTGA
- the ychF gene encoding redox-regulated ATPase YchF — protein MPLNCGIVGLPNVGKSTIFNALTSAKAQAANYPFCTIDPNTGVVTVPDERLTKISELIQPKSLVPTTMEFIDIAGLVEGASKGEGLGNQFLGHIRATDAICHVVRCFDDPEVVHVAGGVNPLHDIDIINTELLLADLDTVEKRNTKVEKLAKNTSDHKIKTEASAMHKLLAVLNAGKPARTADLTDEERIIARELFLITSKPQLYVANVDESGLIKGNAYTADVEKRAAEEGAQVVRICGAMEAEIAQLEPAERDEFLKDMGLSEPGLNRLIHSAYRLLDLITYFTAGVQEVRAWTIKRGTKAPGAAGVIHSDFEKGFIKADCYASDDLFTYGSEQAVKEKGLLRSEGKEYVVKDGDILFFKFNV, from the coding sequence ATGCCTCTCAATTGCGGAATCGTTGGCCTGCCCAACGTCGGAAAAAGCACCATCTTCAACGCCCTCACCTCTGCCAAGGCCCAGGCGGCCAATTATCCCTTCTGCACCATCGACCCCAACACCGGCGTCGTCACCGTGCCGGATGAGCGGCTTACCAAAATTTCCGAGCTGATTCAGCCGAAGTCGCTCGTTCCCACCACGATGGAGTTCATCGACATCGCCGGTCTGGTCGAAGGGGCGAGCAAGGGCGAGGGCCTCGGCAACCAGTTCCTCGGCCACATTCGCGCCACCGACGCCATCTGCCATGTCGTCCGCTGCTTCGATGACCCCGAGGTCGTTCACGTCGCCGGAGGCGTCAATCCGCTGCACGACATCGACATCATTAATACTGAGCTTCTTCTGGCCGATCTCGACACCGTGGAAAAGCGCAACACGAAGGTTGAAAAGCTGGCCAAAAACACCAGCGACCACAAGATCAAGACCGAAGCCAGCGCGATGCACAAGCTGCTTGCGGTCCTTAATGCTGGCAAGCCAGCCCGCACCGCCGATCTCACGGACGAGGAGCGGATCATTGCCCGCGAGCTCTTCCTGATTACTTCGAAGCCCCAGCTTTACGTCGCCAACGTCGACGAGTCCGGCCTCATCAAAGGCAATGCCTACACCGCTGACGTCGAAAAACGCGCCGCTGAAGAAGGCGCACAGGTCGTCCGCATCTGCGGAGCCATGGAAGCCGAGATCGCCCAGCTTGAACCGGCCGAGCGCGACGAGTTTCTCAAGGACATGGGCCTCTCAGAACCCGGCCTCAACCGCCTCATCCACTCTGCCTATCGCCTGCTCGATCTCATCACCTATTTCACCGCTGGTGTACAGGAGGTCCGAGCGTGGACCATCAAGCGGGGAACCAAAGCTCCCGGAGCCGCCGGAGTCATCCACTCCGACTTCGAAAAGGGCTTCATCAAAGCTGACTGCTACGCCTCCGACGACCTCTTCACCTACGGCAGCGAGCAGGCGGTCAAAGAAAAAGGACTCCTTCGCTCCGAAGGCAAGGAGTACGTCGTCAAGGACGGCGACATCCTCTTCTTCAAGTTCAACGTGTAG
- a CDS encoding TIGR00730 family Rossman fold protein has translation METPKELEQAPLAYENSDFLNSPDGRMLRIIAEYQEPMARFRRERIQDTVVFFGSARFRALDVANSELELLANPGSAQPAPENEQPARPEEIERGEATALKLRLAEAAVEMAAYYEDARKLAGLVASWSQTLPGPRHRFVVTSGGGPGIMEAANRGAYEAGCKTIGLNIKLPFEQHPNPYITPALNFDFHYFFMRKYWFAYLAKALVVFPGGFGTLDEMFELLTLAQTKKMAKKITVVVYGSAYWKNVINLDTLAQKGAIGMSDLDLFQFADTPEEAFAILKQGLTENHLESAYEREQHLRERHGVPLEPAPSAQEMLGPDITPTR, from the coding sequence ATGGAAACTCCGAAAGAACTGGAACAGGCCCCGCTCGCCTATGAAAACAGCGATTTTCTGAACTCCCCCGATGGCCGCATGCTGCGCATCATCGCCGAGTACCAGGAACCCATGGCCCGCTTCCGCCGTGAGCGCATTCAGGATACGGTGGTCTTCTTCGGCTCTGCCCGCTTCCGCGCTCTCGACGTGGCCAACTCCGAGCTGGAGCTGCTGGCGAACCCCGGCTCAGCTCAGCCGGCGCCAGAGAACGAGCAACCCGCGCGTCCAGAAGAGATAGAGCGCGGAGAAGCAACTGCCTTGAAGCTGCGTCTCGCCGAAGCAGCCGTAGAGATGGCCGCCTACTATGAAGACGCACGCAAGCTCGCAGGCCTGGTCGCGAGCTGGTCGCAGACGCTGCCCGGTCCCCGCCACCGCTTCGTAGTGACCTCTGGCGGCGGCCCCGGAATCATGGAAGCGGCGAACCGCGGAGCCTATGAAGCCGGCTGTAAGACCATCGGGCTGAACATCAAGCTCCCCTTCGAGCAGCACCCGAACCCGTACATCACGCCAGCCCTCAACTTCGACTTCCACTACTTCTTCATGCGCAAGTACTGGTTCGCTTATCTGGCGAAGGCGCTGGTGGTCTTTCCCGGCGGCTTCGGTACGCTCGACGAGATGTTCGAGCTGCTGACGCTCGCGCAGACCAAAAAGATGGCGAAGAAGATTACGGTCGTCGTCTACGGTTCAGCTTATTGGAAGAATGTGATCAATCTGGACACGCTGGCTCAAAAAGGTGCGATTGGGATGTCGGACCTCGATCTGTTCCAGTTCGCAGACACCCCCGAAGAGGCTTTTGCCATTCTGAAACAAGGCCTTACAGAAAACCACCTCGAGTCGGCCTACGAACGCGAGCAGCACCTTCGCGAGCGCCATGGCGTTCCCCTCGAACCGGCTCCCAGCGCGCAGGAGATGCTGGGCCCTGATATCACCCCGACAAGGTAG
- a CDS encoding sugar phosphate isomerase/epimerase family protein, translating into MQPGISTHVFLQQRLHAGLLDAMHQGGAQAIEIFAVRHHFDYADRSIVRDIAAWFRSNDVAATLHQPLYADAEWSRHVAPTLNLIDPEKSRRIDAMDEVKRAIESAEQVPFHAITLHLGLKDEPWNTRALENSLTAIEHLKAFAQPLGVKILLENLQNDVTTPEHLLEILRVGHFDNVGITLDVGHAHLSDGGIDTAFELLKARIAELHLHDNQGTKDDHLWPGSGKIDWKNVAKHIAALPPTTRGILEIAHDVEETAESVTRKAAESWRIFRENGALVD; encoded by the coding sequence ATGCAACCCGGAATTTCTACTCACGTCTTTCTCCAGCAGCGCCTGCACGCCGGCCTGCTCGATGCCATGCACCAGGGCGGCGCTCAGGCCATCGAAATCTTCGCCGTTCGCCACCACTTCGACTACGCCGACCGCTCCATCGTCCGCGACATCGCCGCCTGGTTCCGCTCGAACGACGTCGCCGCCACGCTCCACCAGCCCCTCTACGCCGATGCCGAGTGGAGCCGCCACGTCGCCCCCACCCTCAATCTCATCGATCCCGAAAAGTCACGCCGCATCGATGCCATGGACGAGGTCAAGCGCGCCATCGAGTCCGCCGAGCAGGTTCCCTTTCACGCCATCACCCTCCACCTCGGCCTCAAAGACGAGCCATGGAACACCCGCGCCCTCGAAAACTCACTCACCGCCATCGAGCACCTCAAGGCCTTCGCCCAACCCCTCGGCGTCAAAATCCTCCTCGAAAACCTGCAGAACGACGTCACCACTCCCGAACATCTGCTCGAAATCCTCCGCGTAGGCCACTTCGACAACGTAGGCATCACCCTCGACGTAGGCCACGCACACCTAAGCGACGGCGGCATCGACACAGCCTTCGAACTACTCAAGGCCCGCATCGCCGAACTTCACCTCCACGACAATCAGGGCACGAAGGACGACCACCTCTGGCCTGGCTCCGGCAAGATCGACTGGAAAAACGTAGCCAAACACATCGCCGCGCTGCCGCCAACCACACGCGGCATCCTCGAAATCGCCCACGACGTCGAAGAAACCGCCGAAAGCGTAACCAGGAAAGCCGCTGAATCGTGGCGCATTTTTAGAGAAAATGGCGCACTAGTAGACTGA
- a CDS encoding DUF1080 domain-containing protein, with product MQSHTLPRIVEAMLIRASLLAALVLAVTVPAVAQPAPNTLSKKEAAQGWKLLFDGKTTAGWHSTHGPDFPSTGWEVKDGLLSVTEHGGEEGGNAGDIITDRKYSSFELSVDFRITRGANSGIKYFVDPSLNKGHGSAIGLEYQILDDAVHPDAKKGKNGDRTQASLYDMIPAAKDKPVRPIGEWNTALIIVRGAHVEHWLDGKKVLEYDRFTPQFRQLVAESKYHVWPNFGEAHSGYILLQDHGFPVSFRNIKIRELPPTSAK from the coding sequence ATGCAATCGCACACTCTGCCGCGTATCGTGGAAGCCATGCTCATTCGCGCCTCCCTTCTCGCAGCACTCGTTCTCGCCGTCACCGTTCCTGCCGTCGCTCAGCCCGCACCGAACACGCTCTCGAAGAAAGAAGCGGCGCAGGGCTGGAAGCTACTCTTCGACGGCAAGACCACCGCAGGCTGGCACAGCACTCACGGCCCCGACTTTCCGTCCACTGGCTGGGAGGTCAAAGACGGCCTCCTCAGTGTCACCGAGCATGGCGGAGAAGAGGGCGGCAACGCCGGTGACATCATCACCGACCGCAAATACTCCAGCTTCGAGCTCTCCGTCGACTTCCGCATCACCCGCGGAGCCAACAGCGGCATCAAGTATTTCGTCGATCCCTCTCTCAACAAGGGTCACGGTTCGGCCATTGGCCTCGAGTACCAGATTCTCGACGACGCCGTGCACCCCGACGCGAAGAAGGGCAAAAACGGCGACCGTACCCAGGCTTCCCTCTACGACATGATCCCCGCCGCCAAAGACAAGCCTGTCAGGCCAATCGGCGAGTGGAACACCGCCCTCATCATCGTCCGTGGAGCCCACGTGGAGCACTGGCTCGACGGCAAGAAGGTGCTGGAGTACGACCGCTTCACGCCGCAATTCCGCCAGCTCGTAGCCGAGAGCAAATATCACGTCTGGCCCAACTTTGGCGAGGCGCACAGCGGATACATCCTGTTGCAGGACCACGGCTTCCCCGTCTCCTTCCGTAACATCAAGATCCGCGAGCTTCCTCCCACTTCAGCGAAGTAG
- a CDS encoding Bax inhibitor-1 family protein: MAMNDYNLSNSYYNTIDVPREETASLLAKVLAITSVGFFITSIGVATAPVWGTLVGFIIVLGLVFAISLTRKASPAVALGMFLVLTYFMGWEIGPLVQRYIHNFGTGLVFNAAATTGCGMAVMGCVAYLFNINYRRIAGIGFAALLLLIIAGVASMFFHFLSPDTYSWLTLGIFALLTVGDFARIRAGGDGASAVTLSLSIYLDAINIFLAVLQLMGGRRSRS; the protein is encoded by the coding sequence ATGGCAATGAACGACTACAACCTCAGCAATAGCTACTACAACACCATCGACGTCCCTCGCGAAGAGACCGCCTCGCTCCTCGCCAAGGTACTCGCCATCACCTCCGTCGGCTTCTTCATCACCTCCATCGGAGTCGCCACCGCGCCTGTCTGGGGAACCCTCGTCGGCTTCATCATCGTCCTCGGACTCGTCTTCGCCATCAGCCTCACCCGCAAGGCCAGCCCCGCCGTCGCGCTCGGCATGTTTCTCGTCCTCACCTACTTCATGGGCTGGGAGATCGGCCCGCTCGTCCAGCGCTACATCCATAACTTCGGCACCGGCCTCGTCTTCAACGCCGCCGCCACCACCGGCTGCGGCATGGCCGTCATGGGCTGCGTCGCCTATCTCTTCAACATCAACTACCGCCGCATCGCCGGCATCGGCTTTGCCGCGCTGCTGTTGCTCATCATCGCGGGCGTGGCCAGCATGTTCTTCCACTTCCTCTCGCCGGACACCTACTCCTGGCTTACCCTCGGCATCTTCGCCCTGCTCACCGTAGGCGACTTCGCCCGCATCCGCGCTGGCGGAGACGGTGCCTCTGCCGTCACGCTCTCCCTCTCCATCTATCTGGACGCGATCAACATCTTCCTCGCCGTCCTCCAACTGATGGGTGGCCGCCGCAGCCGAAGCTAA